The following proteins come from a genomic window of Mycolicibacterium rufum:
- a CDS encoding glycosyltransferase family 2 protein — MPVPQSIHNCRVLPYLDPADRRPAESLSVVVCSYTTERWDDLCRAVNSVLAEDAPNLQVVVVIDHNDDLFARAARRFADEPRILLRRNAGAPGLSGARNTGVDAAAGEVVAFLDDDAAVRPGWSAALLRHYDDPRVVGVGGHAAPVWPQGRPRWMPAEFDWVVGCSYVGQPDRLSPVRNPLGCNMSLRRSVFGQIGGFRSEVGRVGAVPVGGEETELFLRLRSRRPADRVLLDPAAGVRHWVSANRATPRYFLSRCYHEGLSKAVVTRLAAAPRSLDSEQSYATRVLPRAVAREAVSPQRGGRRRAAMIVLGLGATTAGYLRGALTRRSSWA, encoded by the coding sequence ATGCCGGTGCCCCAGAGCATTCATAACTGCCGGGTACTGCCGTACCTGGACCCGGCGGATCGGCGGCCCGCCGAGAGCCTGTCGGTCGTCGTGTGCTCCTACACCACCGAGCGCTGGGACGACCTGTGCCGGGCGGTGAATTCCGTGCTGGCCGAGGACGCACCGAACCTCCAGGTCGTCGTCGTCATCGACCACAACGACGACCTGTTCGCCCGTGCCGCCCGCCGGTTCGCCGACGAGCCCCGAATCCTGCTGCGCCGCAACGCCGGAGCACCGGGGCTCTCGGGTGCGCGCAACACCGGTGTGGACGCCGCGGCCGGTGAGGTGGTGGCGTTCCTCGACGACGACGCCGCGGTGCGGCCGGGGTGGAGCGCGGCGCTGCTGCGTCACTACGACGATCCGCGTGTCGTCGGTGTGGGCGGCCATGCCGCGCCGGTCTGGCCGCAGGGCCGGCCTCGGTGGATGCCCGCCGAGTTCGACTGGGTGGTGGGCTGCAGCTATGTCGGCCAACCCGACCGTCTGTCGCCGGTGCGGAATCCTCTGGGCTGCAACATGTCCCTGCGACGCTCGGTGTTCGGGCAGATCGGTGGCTTCCGGTCGGAGGTCGGCCGGGTGGGTGCGGTGCCGGTCGGTGGCGAGGAGACGGAGTTGTTCCTGCGCCTGCGCAGCCGTCGGCCCGCCGACCGCGTCCTGCTCGATCCCGCGGCCGGGGTCCGGCACTGGGTCAGCGCCAATCGGGCGACCCCGCGCTACTTCCTGAGTCGCTGCTACCACGAGGGTCTGTCCAAAGCCGTAGTCACCCGGCTCGCCGCGGCGCCGCGCTCCCTGGACAGCGAGCAGAGCTACGCCACCCGGGTGCTGCCGCGTGCGGTGGCGCGCGAAGCCGTGTCGCCTCAGCGCGGCGGACGGCGCCGCGCGGCGATGATCGTGCTCGGCCTCGGCGCCACCACCGCCGGCTACCTGCGCGGCGCCCTGACCCGTCGGAGCAGCTGGGCATGA
- a CDS encoding glycosyltransferase, whose amino-acid sequence MATITSSPAAAPASRERAAQPAVSICIPAYQARRHLRATLDSVLAQDSDDFEVVVIDNNSSDGTGRILADVDDPRVRVLRNSVTVPMMDNFNIAVRRSRGRYVKVVCADDTLTPDCVRVQAAVLDALPTVSLVSARTDFIDDGGEMMRPDRGLPGIVGLRPADHVVRRIVRSGTNPIGPPVAAMFRRADFDRCGGFRHVTSFLSELDLWVRLLDRGEFYGLPTTLAAFRIASGSTTALTSARSQLSQQLGFSGRLADDARWNVTTGDVLYGRFRSYDMQLRRTGLYALSNLRNRRRRAAARRAGEEPDVDAGAPEHS is encoded by the coding sequence ATGGCCACGATCACTTCATCACCCGCAGCGGCGCCGGCGTCGCGCGAGCGCGCCGCGCAGCCGGCCGTCTCCATCTGCATCCCGGCCTACCAGGCGCGCCGCCACCTGCGTGCCACCCTGGACAGCGTTCTGGCCCAGGACAGCGACGATTTCGAGGTCGTGGTCATCGACAACAACAGCTCCGACGGCACCGGGCGGATCCTCGCCGATGTCGACGACCCGCGGGTCCGGGTGCTGCGCAACTCCGTCACCGTCCCGATGATGGACAACTTCAACATCGCGGTGCGCCGCAGCCGCGGCCGCTACGTCAAGGTGGTGTGCGCTGACGACACGCTGACACCCGACTGCGTGCGCGTCCAGGCGGCCGTCCTGGACGCGTTGCCGACGGTGAGCCTGGTCTCGGCGCGCACCGACTTCATCGACGACGGCGGCGAGATGATGCGTCCCGACCGCGGACTGCCCGGCATCGTCGGGCTGCGGCCGGCCGATCACGTGGTGCGGCGCATCGTCCGCAGCGGCACCAACCCCATCGGGCCCCCGGTCGCGGCGATGTTCCGGCGCGCCGACTTCGATCGGTGCGGCGGATTCCGACACGTCACCTCGTTCCTGAGCGAGCTCGACCTCTGGGTGCGGCTGCTGGACCGAGGCGAGTTCTACGGTCTCCCCACCACTCTGGCGGCGTTCCGCATCGCGAGCGGGTCCACCACGGCGTTGACCTCGGCGCGTTCCCAGCTGAGCCAGCAGCTCGGGTTCAGTGGCCGGCTGGCCGACGACGCGCGCTGGAACGTCACCACCGGCGACGTGCTGTACGGCCGGTTCCGGTCCTATGACATGCAGCTGCGCCGCACCGGTCTGTACGCATTGAGCAATCTCCGGAACCGCCGCCGACGCGCGGCGGCCCGCAGAGCAGGAGAGGAGCCGGACGTCGATGCCGGTGCCCCAGAGCATTCATAA
- a CDS encoding glycosyltransferase family 2 protein has protein sequence MTDLVAQNGHDTTTARRAGLLGSGPTPLVGRRTTGPSTMTVSLVIPVRNEARNIAWVLEQISDDVDEIVLVDGNSTDATVITARSYRPDIRVVSQQGTGKGDALRTGFRAATGDVIVMMDADGSMAPQEIRHFLHFLSHGYDFVKGSRFIAGGGSSDITPFRRLGNKFLLAVFNSAFDADLTDLCYGFCAFHRRYLEVMALQATGFEIEAEMTVRAMQAGLRVAEVPSMEMPRRYGKSNLRAVRDGIRVLRTVLRDHRSGVSGRVVQALAADK, from the coding sequence GTGACTGACCTGGTAGCCCAGAACGGACACGACACCACTACAGCGCGCAGGGCCGGCCTCCTCGGCAGCGGGCCCACCCCGCTCGTCGGACGCCGGACCACAGGGCCGTCCACGATGACGGTCAGCCTCGTCATCCCGGTGCGCAACGAAGCGCGCAACATCGCCTGGGTCCTGGAACAGATCAGCGACGACGTCGACGAGATCGTGCTGGTGGACGGCAACTCGACCGACGCCACCGTGATCACCGCACGCAGCTACCGGCCCGACATCCGGGTGGTCTCGCAGCAGGGCACCGGCAAGGGCGACGCACTGCGCACCGGTTTCCGCGCCGCCACCGGCGACGTCATCGTCATGATGGACGCCGACGGCAGCATGGCACCCCAGGAGATCCGGCACTTCCTGCACTTCCTGTCCCACGGCTACGACTTCGTCAAGGGGTCCCGGTTCATCGCCGGCGGCGGCTCTTCGGACATCACGCCGTTCCGCCGGTTGGGCAACAAGTTCCTGCTCGCGGTGTTCAACTCCGCGTTCGACGCCGACCTGACCGACCTCTGCTACGGGTTCTGCGCCTTCCATCGCCGCTACCTCGAGGTGATGGCGCTGCAGGCCACCGGGTTCGAGATCGAGGCCGAGATGACGGTCCGGGCGATGCAGGCGGGGCTGCGGGTCGCCGAGGTGCCGAGCATGGAGATGCCGCGCCGCTACGGCAAGTCCAACCTGCGCGCCGTGCGCGACGGAATCCGGGTGCTGCGCACCGTGTTACGCGATCACCGGTCGGGAGTCTCGGGCCGCGTGGTGCAGGCACTGGCCGCCGACAAGTAA
- the regX gene encoding two-component sensory transduction protein RegX gives MTSVLIVEDEESLADPLAFLLRKEGFEATVVADGPSALAEFDRAGADIVLLDLMLPGMSGTDVCKQLRARSSVPVIMVTARDSEIDKVVGLELGADDYVTKPYSARELIARIRAVLRRGADSDDSGVPDGVLEAGPVRMDVERHVVSVNGSPITLPLKEFDLLEYLMRNSGRVLTRGQLIDRVWGADYVGDTKTLDVHVKRLRSKIEADPANPVHLVTVRGLGYKLEG, from the coding sequence ATGACCAGTGTGCTGATCGTGGAGGACGAGGAGTCCTTGGCCGATCCCCTGGCCTTCCTCCTGCGTAAGGAGGGATTCGAGGCCACCGTGGTGGCCGACGGCCCGTCGGCCCTGGCCGAGTTCGATCGGGCGGGCGCCGACATCGTGCTGCTGGACCTGATGCTGCCCGGGATGAGCGGCACCGACGTCTGCAAGCAGCTGCGGGCCCGCTCCAGCGTGCCGGTGATCATGGTGACCGCGCGCGACAGCGAGATCGACAAGGTGGTCGGCCTGGAACTCGGCGCCGACGATTACGTCACCAAGCCGTATTCGGCCCGCGAGCTGATCGCGCGCATCCGTGCGGTGCTGCGCCGCGGGGCCGACTCCGACGACTCCGGTGTCCCCGACGGGGTGCTGGAGGCCGGACCGGTCCGGATGGACGTCGAGCGTCACGTCGTCAGCGTGAACGGCAGCCCCATCACGCTTCCGCTCAAGGAGTTCGACCTGCTCGAGTACCTGATGCGCAACAGCGGGCGGGTATTGACCCGCGGTCAGCTGATCGACCGGGTGTGGGGTGCCGACTACGTCGGCGACACCAAGACGCTCGACGTCCACGTGAAGCGATTGCGCAGCAAGATCGAGGCCGACCCCGCGAACCCGGTGCATCTGGTCACCGTGCGCGGGCTGGGTTACAAGCTCGAGGGCTGA
- a CDS encoding sensor histidine kinase: MSVVSALLLAAIVALLALSAGVVFGVRAAPRLRERRQRRSVEQNGITVSQMLGHVVAQSPVGIVVVDTHRDVVYTNSRATELGLVRDRLLDDRAWQAAQRTLAGGQDVEFDLAPRKRDHPGRSGLSVRGHVRLLTEDDRRFAVVYVDDQSEHARMEATRRDFVANVSHELKTPVGAMGVLAEAVLASADEPDTVRHFAEKMVTESHRLADMVGELIELSRLQGAERLPDLGAVDVDTVVAEAVSRHKVAADNADIEITTDAPTGYRVLGDETLLVTALANLVSNAIAYSPNGSSVSISRRRRGDTIEIAVTDRGIGIAPADQERVFERFFRVDKARSRATGGTGLGLAIVKHVAANHNGSIRLWSQPGTGSTFTLSIPAYPRDLDSADSDEHDDRED, translated from the coding sequence GTGAGTGTCGTATCGGCGCTGCTGCTCGCGGCGATCGTGGCACTGCTCGCGTTGTCGGCCGGTGTGGTGTTCGGCGTCAGGGCGGCGCCACGTCTCCGCGAACGCCGTCAGCGCCGTTCGGTGGAGCAGAACGGCATCACCGTCTCCCAGATGCTCGGCCACGTCGTCGCGCAGTCCCCGGTCGGGATCGTGGTCGTCGACACCCACCGTGACGTGGTCTACACCAACAGCCGCGCCACCGAACTCGGGCTGGTGCGCGACCGCCTTCTCGACGACCGCGCCTGGCAGGCCGCCCAGCGGACCCTGGCCGGCGGGCAGGATGTGGAGTTCGATCTCGCCCCGCGCAAACGCGACCATCCGGGACGATCCGGGCTCTCGGTGCGCGGGCACGTGCGGCTGCTGACCGAGGACGACCGGCGGTTCGCGGTGGTCTACGTCGACGACCAGTCCGAACACGCCCGGATGGAGGCCACCCGCCGCGATTTCGTGGCCAACGTCAGCCACGAGCTGAAGACTCCGGTGGGCGCGATGGGCGTGCTCGCCGAGGCCGTGCTGGCCTCCGCGGACGAGCCCGACACGGTGCGGCACTTCGCCGAGAAGATGGTCACCGAGTCGCACCGGCTGGCCGACATGGTGGGGGAGTTGATCGAGCTGTCCCGGCTGCAGGGCGCCGAGCGGCTGCCCGATCTCGGTGCGGTCGACGTGGACACCGTGGTGGCCGAGGCGGTGTCGCGCCACAAGGTGGCCGCCGACAACGCCGACATCGAGATCACCACCGATGCGCCCACGGGCTACCGCGTCCTCGGCGACGAAACGCTGCTGGTGACCGCGCTCGCGAACCTGGTGTCCAACGCGATCGCCTACTCGCCGAACGGATCCTCGGTGTCGATCAGCCGGCGCCGGCGCGGCGACACCATCGAGATCGCCGTCACCGACCGCGGTATCGGTATCGCCCCCGCCGACCAGGAGCGGGTCTTCGAGCGCTTCTTCCGTGTCGACAAGGCGCGGTCCCGGGCCACCGGGGGCACCGGACTGGGGTTGGCGATCGTCAAGCACGTCGCGGCCAACCACAACGGCTCGATCCGGCTGTGGAGTCAGCCGGGCACGGGCTCCACCTTCACCCTGTCGATTCCCGCCTATCCGAGGGACTTGGATAGCGCGGACTCCGACGAGCACGACGACCGAGAGGACTAG
- a CDS encoding phosphoglyceromutase, whose amino-acid sequence MADTATLILVRHGESEWNALNLFTGWVDVDLTDKGRAEAARAGEMIAELDRLPDVLYTSLLRRAITTANIALDKADRHWIPVHRDWRLNERHYGALQGLDKAETKAKYGDEQFMAWRRSYDTPPPPIEPGSEFSQDADPRYADIPGGAPLTECLKDVVERFVPYFTDVIVPDLRAGKTVMIAAHGNSLRALVKYLDGMSDDDVVGLNIPTGIPLRYDLDGDLKPTVAGGTYLDPEAAAAGAAAVAAQGAK is encoded by the coding sequence ATGGCAGATACCGCGACGCTGATCCTCGTCCGCCACGGCGAGAGCGAATGGAACGCGCTGAACCTGTTCACCGGGTGGGTCGACGTTGATCTGACCGACAAGGGCCGGGCCGAGGCCGCGCGCGCCGGCGAGATGATCGCCGAACTCGACCGTCTGCCCGACGTCCTCTACACCTCGCTGCTGCGGCGCGCGATCACCACCGCGAACATCGCGCTGGACAAGGCCGATCGGCACTGGATCCCGGTGCACCGCGACTGGCGCCTCAACGAGCGCCACTACGGCGCGCTGCAGGGCCTGGACAAGGCCGAGACGAAGGCCAAGTACGGCGACGAGCAGTTCATGGCGTGGCGGCGCAGCTACGACACGCCGCCGCCGCCCATCGAGCCGGGCAGCGAGTTCAGCCAGGACGCCGACCCCCGCTACGCCGACATCCCCGGCGGGGCGCCGCTGACCGAATGTCTCAAGGACGTCGTGGAGCGGTTCGTGCCGTACTTCACCGACGTCATCGTTCCGGACCTGCGCGCAGGCAAGACCGTGATGATCGCCGCGCACGGCAACTCGCTGCGGGCCCTGGTCAAGTACCTCGACGGGATGTCCGACGACGACGTCGTCGGGCTCAACATTCCGACCGGCATCCCGCTGCGCTACGACCTCGACGGCGATCTGAAGCCGACGGTCGCCGGGGGCACCTATCTGGACCCCGAGGCCGCGGCGGCGGGGGCGGCCGCGGTGGCCGCCCAGGGCGCGAAGTAG
- a CDS encoding YbjN domain-containing protein — protein sequence MTDRTQDVQAVIESTLTEHDLPYTVHKGAAGGLPGLVVALPGERRLTTNTILTVGEHSVRIEAFVCRKPDENFEGVYKFLLKRNRRLYGVAYTLDNVGDIYLVGRMSLASVSPEEIDRVLGQVLEAVDNDFNTLLELGFRTSIQKEWEWRVSRGESLKNLKAFEHLIEDHDKN from the coding sequence ATGACCGATCGCACGCAGGACGTCCAGGCCGTCATCGAGAGCACGCTGACCGAACACGACCTGCCCTACACCGTGCACAAGGGCGCGGCCGGCGGCCTGCCCGGCCTGGTGGTCGCGCTGCCCGGGGAGCGACGGCTCACCACCAACACGATCCTCACCGTCGGTGAGCACTCGGTCCGCATCGAGGCGTTCGTCTGCCGCAAGCCCGACGAGAACTTCGAGGGCGTCTACAAGTTCCTGCTCAAGCGCAACCGCCGGCTCTACGGCGTGGCCTACACCCTGGACAACGTCGGGGACATCTACCTCGTCGGCCGGATGTCGCTGGCGTCGGTGAGCCCCGAGGAGATCGACCGGGTGCTCGGCCAGGTGCTCGAAGCCGTCGACAACGACTTCAACACCCTGCTGGAGTTGGGGTTCCGCACCTCCATCCAGAAGGAGTGGGAGTGGCGGGTGTCGCGGGGCGAGTCGCTGAAGAACCTCAAGGCTTTCGAGCATCTCATCGAGGACCACGACAAGAACTGA
- the mshA gene encoding D-inositol-3-phosphate glycosyltransferase, translating into MRPATESLPVPRRVAVLSVHTSPLAQPGTGDAGGMNVYVLQTALELAQRGVEVEIFTRATSSTDPAVVRVAPGVLVRNVVAGPFEGLDKNDLPTQLCAFTAGVLRAEATHEPGYYDIVHSHYWLSGQVGWLAADRWAVPLVHTAHTLAAVKNAALADGDSPEPPMRAIGEQQVVDEADRLIVNTEHEAAQLVSLHQADPARIDVVYPGVDLTTFTPGDKGAARAALGLDPQVPIIAFVGRIQPLKAPDVLLRAVARLPEAQVLIAGGPSGSGLATPDGLVHLAAELGITDQVTFLPPQTRDGLVAVYRAADIVAVPSYSESFGLVAVEAQACGTPVVAAAVGGLPVAVRDGVSGALVDGHDPADWARALAGVLAAGPAAMGRAATEHAASFSWGHTVDMLLDGYGRAIADHRGRHQRQPTARRGGRRFSMRRGVRA; encoded by the coding sequence GTGCGTCCAGCGACCGAGTCTCTACCCGTGCCGCGCCGGGTGGCGGTGCTGTCCGTACACACCTCCCCCCTGGCCCAGCCGGGCACCGGCGACGCCGGCGGGATGAACGTCTACGTGCTGCAGACGGCTCTGGAGCTGGCGCAGCGCGGCGTCGAGGTGGAGATCTTCACCAGGGCCACTTCGTCGACGGACCCGGCGGTGGTGCGGGTGGCCCCCGGCGTGCTGGTGCGCAACGTGGTCGCCGGCCCGTTCGAGGGCCTCGACAAGAACGACCTGCCCACCCAGCTGTGCGCGTTCACCGCCGGGGTGCTGCGCGCCGAGGCCACCCACGAGCCCGGCTACTACGACATCGTGCACTCGCACTACTGGCTCTCCGGACAGGTCGGCTGGCTGGCCGCCGACCGGTGGGCCGTACCGCTGGTGCACACCGCCCACACCCTGGCCGCGGTCAAGAACGCCGCCCTGGCCGACGGCGACTCCCCGGAGCCCCCGATGCGTGCCATCGGTGAGCAGCAGGTGGTCGACGAAGCCGACCGGCTCATCGTCAACACCGAACATGAAGCGGCGCAACTGGTTTCGCTGCACCAAGCCGATCCGGCCCGCATCGACGTGGTGTACCCCGGCGTCGACCTGACCACGTTCACCCCCGGCGACAAGGGCGCCGCGCGCGCCGCGCTGGGCCTCGACCCGCAGGTGCCGATCATCGCGTTCGTCGGCCGCATCCAGCCGCTGAAGGCACCCGACGTGCTGCTGCGCGCGGTCGCCCGTCTACCCGAAGCGCAGGTGCTGATCGCCGGCGGACCCTCGGGGTCGGGACTCGCCACGCCCGACGGCCTGGTGCACCTGGCCGCCGAGCTGGGCATCACCGACCAGGTGACGTTCCTGCCGCCGCAGACCCGCGACGGCCTGGTCGCGGTGTATCGCGCCGCCGACATCGTCGCGGTTCCCAGCTACTCCGAGTCCTTCGGCCTGGTCGCCGTCGAGGCGCAGGCCTGTGGGACGCCGGTCGTCGCGGCCGCGGTCGGCGGGCTGCCCGTCGCCGTGCGCGACGGCGTCAGCGGCGCTCTGGTCGACGGCCACGACCCCGCCGACTGGGCCCGCGCCCTGGCAGGGGTGCTGGCCGCCGGACCGGCCGCGATGGGCCGGGCCGCGACCGAGCACGCCGCCTCGTTCTCCTGGGGGCACACCGTCGACATGCTGCTGGACGGCTACGGCCGCGCGATCGCCGACCACCGCGGCCGCCACCAGCGTCAGCCCACGGCCCGCCGCGGTGGGCGCCGATTCTCGATGCGCAGGGGAGTACGGGCATGA
- a CDS encoding ROK family protein: MTRSLAARSHANQAARTAPANPGRYPQALLHHIVAPALRVPEAAAASVFSAARQRGPIARDVVAQVTGLSIATVNRQVTALLDAGLLRERADLAVSGAIGRPRVPVEVNHEPFLTLGVHIGARTTSIVATDLLGRTLDVVETPTPRGVQAGALDAIAASARRYLSRWHRRRPLWVGVAAGGVVDSTTGYLDHPRLGWSDAPVGPVLAESLGLPVSIASHVDAMAGAELLLGVRRPPGRATTSLYVYARETVGYALAIGGQVHSPASGPGTIAALPAHSDLLGGSGELESTVSDEAVLVAARAARIVPADGPASTVTAVLRAARQGDEKAAALVAERARVLGEAVALLRDMLNPDDLVVGGQAFTEYPEGMATVESAFAARSVLPHRDIRVTAFGNRVQEAGAGIVSLGGLYADPIGAMRRAQSRRPEVSA, encoded by the coding sequence ATGACCCGCTCCCTTGCCGCCCGCTCGCACGCCAACCAGGCCGCGCGGACCGCTCCCGCCAACCCCGGCCGCTACCCGCAGGCGTTGCTGCACCACATCGTGGCTCCCGCGCTGCGTGTCCCCGAGGCCGCCGCCGCGTCGGTGTTCTCCGCGGCCCGGCAGCGCGGTCCGATCGCCCGTGACGTCGTCGCGCAGGTCACCGGGCTGTCGATCGCCACGGTGAACCGCCAGGTCACCGCGCTGCTCGACGCGGGACTGCTGCGGGAGCGCGCCGACCTCGCGGTCTCGGGCGCCATCGGCCGGCCCCGGGTGCCGGTCGAGGTCAACCACGAGCCGTTCCTGACCCTCGGCGTGCACATCGGCGCCCGCACCACGAGCATCGTCGCCACCGATCTGTTGGGCCGCACCCTCGATGTCGTCGAGACGCCGACCCCGCGCGGTGTCCAGGCCGGGGCGCTGGACGCCATCGCCGCCAGTGCCCGCCGATACCTGAGCCGCTGGCACCGCCGCCGTCCGCTGTGGGTGGGCGTGGCCGCGGGCGGCGTCGTCGACAGCACCACCGGCTACCTGGACCACCCGCGGCTGGGCTGGTCGGATGCGCCGGTCGGCCCGGTGCTCGCCGAATCTCTGGGCCTGCCGGTGTCGATCGCCTCGCACGTCGACGCGATGGCCGGCGCCGAACTGCTGCTCGGGGTTCGTCGGCCGCCCGGGCGGGCCACGACCAGCCTGTACGTCTACGCCCGCGAGACGGTCGGCTACGCGCTGGCCATCGGCGGCCAGGTGCACTCCCCGGCCAGCGGTCCCGGCACCATCGCGGCCCTGCCGGCCCACTCGGACCTGCTGGGCGGCAGCGGTGAGCTGGAGTCCACGGTCAGTGACGAGGCGGTGCTGGTCGCGGCCCGCGCGGCGCGGATCGTCCCGGCCGACGGTCCGGCGTCGACCGTCACCGCCGTGCTGCGCGCCGCACGGCAGGGCGACGAGAAAGCGGCGGCCCTGGTCGCCGAACGCGCCCGGGTGCTCGGCGAGGCCGTCGCCCTGCTGCGCGACATGCTCAACCCGGACGACCTGGTGGTCGGCGGTCAGGCGTTCACCGAGTATCCGGAGGGCATGGCCACCGTCGAGTCGGCGTTCGCCGCCCGCTCGGTGCTGCCCCACCGCGACATCCGGGTGACGGCGTTCGGCAACCGGGTGCAGGAGGCCGGCGCGGGCATCGTGTCGCTGGGCGGCCTCTACGCGGACCCGATCGGCGCGATGCGCCGGGCGCAGTCCCGCCGGCCCGAGGTGAGTGCCTGA
- a CDS encoding SDR family oxidoreductase: MTTPSDARRVAVVTGASAGIGEATARTLAAQGFHVVCVARREEPITALAAEIDGSAIVADVTDPEAVAAMAGRLDRVDVLVNNAGGARGLESVAEADVDHWRWMWESNVMGTLHVTRALLGKLIASGDGLIVTVTSIAAVEIYDNGAGYTTAKHAQGVLHRTLRSELLGQPVRLTEVAPGMVKTDFSLNRFEGDADRADKVYQGVTPLVAEDIAEVIGFVASRPSHVDLDLIVVRPRDQVSGATGSRFNRSS, translated from the coding sequence ATGACGACGCCATCTGATGCCCGCCGAGTCGCCGTGGTCACCGGGGCCAGCGCCGGTATCGGCGAAGCGACCGCGAGAACCCTTGCCGCTCAAGGCTTTCACGTGGTCTGCGTGGCTCGTCGCGAGGAGCCGATCACGGCGCTGGCCGCCGAGATCGACGGCTCCGCGATTGTGGCGGACGTCACCGACCCCGAGGCGGTGGCGGCGATGGCCGGCCGGCTGGACCGGGTGGATGTGCTGGTGAACAACGCCGGCGGGGCACGCGGACTGGAATCGGTGGCCGAGGCCGACGTGGACCACTGGCGCTGGATGTGGGAGTCCAACGTGATGGGCACGCTGCACGTCACGCGCGCGCTGCTGGGCAAGCTCATCGCGTCCGGGGACGGGCTGATCGTCACCGTCACCTCGATCGCGGCCGTCGAGATCTACGACAACGGCGCCGGCTACACGACGGCCAAGCACGCCCAGGGGGTCCTGCACCGCACGCTGCGCAGCGAGTTGCTCGGACAACCGGTGCGGCTCACCGAGGTCGCACCCGGCATGGTCAAGACGGACTTCTCGCTGAACCGCTTCGAGGGCGACGCCGACCGCGCCGACAAGGTCTATCAGGGCGTCACCCCGCTGGTGGCCGAGGACATCGCCGAGGTGATCGGCTTCGTCGCGAGCCGGCCGTCCCACGTCGATCTCGACCTGATCGTGGTGCGGCCACGGGATCAGGTGAGCGGCGCGACCGGTTCGCGCTTCAACCGGTCGTCGTGA
- a CDS encoding L,D-transpeptidase codes for MSPANPMPSMNRRRALAALAVGVVAPGALAACMSTDKNSSSGQAADEAPATPQLRYEPKDAADDVTPTSRVAVSVDNGWFQKISLTNADGKAVAGALNRDRTEFTATEPLGYGMQYRWAGTVVGQDGKAVPVKASFTTVDPDTKVNGQFQLSDGQTVGVAAPIILQFDAAIAEEDRATVEKAVKVTTTPEVEGSWAWLPDEAGGSRMHWRTKEYYPSGTAVHVDAKLYGVPFGEGAYGASDSTLDFTIGRRQVVKAEASSHRIQVLDESGAVIMDFPCSYGEGDLDRNVTRSGIHVVTEKYEDFYMSNPAAGYANVHERFAVRISNNGEFIHCNPNSIGAQGNTNVTNGCINLNLENSQEYFNTAMYGDPVEVTGTRIDLSYADGDIWDWAVPWDEWTSMSALSTQKPPQQIPSTAPVTPSDAPQPVSGRPGG; via the coding sequence GTGAGCCCTGCCAATCCGATGCCGTCGATGAACAGACGGCGAGCACTCGCCGCCCTGGCGGTCGGCGTGGTGGCACCGGGCGCCCTCGCAGCATGCATGTCGACCGACAAGAACTCGTCGTCCGGCCAGGCCGCCGACGAGGCGCCCGCCACGCCGCAATTGCGCTACGAGCCCAAGGACGCCGCCGACGACGTCACCCCCACCTCGCGGGTCGCGGTGTCCGTCGACAACGGCTGGTTCCAGAAGATCAGCCTCACCAACGCCGACGGCAAGGCCGTCGCGGGTGCACTGAACCGGGACCGCACCGAGTTCACCGCCACCGAACCGCTGGGCTACGGCATGCAGTACCGCTGGGCGGGCACCGTGGTCGGGCAGGACGGCAAGGCCGTGCCGGTCAAGGCGTCGTTCACCACGGTCGACCCCGACACCAAGGTCAACGGGCAGTTCCAGCTGTCGGACGGGCAGACCGTCGGCGTCGCCGCACCGATCATCCTGCAGTTCGACGCCGCCATCGCCGAGGAGGACCGGGCCACGGTGGAGAAGGCCGTCAAGGTCACCACCACCCCGGAGGTCGAGGGCAGCTGGGCCTGGTTGCCCGACGAGGCCGGCGGCTCGCGCATGCACTGGCGGACCAAGGAGTACTACCCGTCGGGTACCGCGGTGCACGTCGACGCGAAGCTCTACGGGGTCCCGTTCGGTGAGGGCGCGTACGGCGCGTCGGACTCCACGCTCGACTTCACGATCGGGCGGCGTCAGGTGGTCAAGGCGGAGGCGTCCAGCCACCGCATCCAGGTGCTCGACGAGTCCGGCGCGGTGATCATGGACTTCCCGTGCAGCTACGGCGAGGGCGACCTGGACCGCAACGTCACCCGCAGCGGCATCCACGTGGTCACCGAGAAATACGAGGACTTCTACATGTCCAACCCGGCCGCCGGATACGCCAACGTGCACGAGCGGTTCGCGGTGCGGATCTCCAACAACGGCGAGTTCATCCACTGCAACCCCAACAGCATCGGCGCGCAGGGCAACACCAACGTCACCAACGGCTGCATCAACCTCAACCTGGAGAACTCGCAGGAGTACTTCAACACCGCGATGTACGGCGATCCGGTCGAGGTGACCGGCACCCGCATCGACCTGTCCTACGCCGACGGCGACATCTGGGACTGGGCGGTGCCGTGGGACGAGTGGACATCGATGTCGGCGTTGTCGACGCAGAAGCCGCCGCAGCAGATCCCGAGCACGGCGCCGGTGACGCCGTCGGACGCCCCCCAGCCGGTCAGCGGCCGCCCGGGCGGCTAG